The segment TTGGAGTTGACAGACCCAATTTTAAATACTCTTTTTACTATCAGCCACTAGACATAATGTAATTGCGCCTTCTTGGTTAAGAAAGCGCGATTACATTATGTCTATTCTTAAATTTGTTTGTGTCTATACTTTATTGTTAGAGTTTGCTAGACTGTGGAGCTTCTAATTCTTATTAGGAGCATTAATGCCAGATCATACATCACAGCGCGTAGCGCGCATCATTGGCGTTGGATCTTATCTGCCAGAAAAAATTTTAACCAATGCCGATTTGGAAAAAATGGTGGAGACATCCGATGAATGGATCGTCACAAGAACAGGTATAAAAGAAAGACGTATTGCAAGGTCTGATGAGTTCACCTCCGATATGGGAGTTGCTGCAGCAGAAGACGCTCTGAAAAATGCCCATCTTGATTCTAAAGAAATCGATTTAATTATCTTTGCAACACTCACACCCGATTACATTTTTCCAAGCACAGCAGCTCTTTTACAAAAGCATTTAGGGGCAACGCATGCTGCAGCCTTCGATGTACAGGCAGCATGTACGGGTTATATCTATGGTCTTTCAATTGCTAAGGCATTTATTGAGTCTGGAATTTATAAAAATATTTTACTTGTTGCTGCTGAAAAGCTCTCTTCTATTGTCAATTATAAAGATCGAAACACCTGTGTCTTATTTGGTGATGGAGCTGCGGCTGCTGTTATTAGCGACAAGGGAGAAGGGTTTGCAATTCGTCATACAACTCTTGGAGCAGATGGTGAGCAGGCATCTTTGCTTATGCTTCCAGCGGGTGGTTCTAGAAATCCTGCCTCCAAAGAAAGCGTAGAAGAGGGTTTACACTATATTCTCATGGAAGGAAAAGAGGTCTTTAAGCACGCTGTACGACGCATGGAAAGTGCTGCTGAGGAGTGTATTGCCAAGTCTTGCGTTCAAGAGAGTGATATTACATGGTTTGTTCCTCATCAAGCAAATTTACGCATCATTGAAGCTCTTGCTAAGCGTTTTTCTTTTCCCAGTGACAGGGTTTATAAAACATTGCAGAAATATGGAAATACGTCTGCCTCTTCTGTTGGTATTGCACTACATGAACTTTTAAAAGAGCATGAAATTAAAGAGGGTGAAAATTTGCTTCTTGCTGCATTTGGTGCAGGACTTACCTGGGGTGCTACTATTTTATCAAAAATTACAAAATAGGTGAGATTATAGATGGGCGTAGCAAAGCGTATAGCCTTTTTATTTCCAGGACAGGGCTCTCAGCACCCTGGTATGGGAAAAGATTTTTTCGAAGCATATCCTGTTTGTTTGGAAACTTTTCAAGAAGCGGACGATATTTTAAAAAGAAAGTTGTCCTCTATTATTTTTGAAGGTCCAGAAAGCCTTCTCACAGAAACAAGAAATAGTCAAACAGCCATTTATGTCATGAGTATG is part of the Chlamydiales bacterium genome and harbors:
- a CDS encoding ketoacyl-ACP synthase III; amino-acid sequence: MPDHTSQRVARIIGVGSYLPEKILTNADLEKMVETSDEWIVTRTGIKERRIARSDEFTSDMGVAAAEDALKNAHLDSKEIDLIIFATLTPDYIFPSTAALLQKHLGATHAAAFDVQAACTGYIYGLSIAKAFIESGIYKNILLVAAEKLSSIVNYKDRNTCVLFGDGAAAAVISDKGEGFAIRHTTLGADGEQASLLMLPAGGSRNPASKESVEEGLHYILMEGKEVFKHAVRRMESAAEECIAKSCVQESDITWFVPHQANLRIIEALAKRFSFPSDRVYKTLQKYGNTSASSVGIALHELLKEHEIKEGENLLLAAFGAGLTWGATILSKITK